A portion of the Lolium rigidum isolate FL_2022 chromosome 1, APGP_CSIRO_Lrig_0.1, whole genome shotgun sequence genome contains these proteins:
- the LOC124707470 gene encoding probable long-chain-alcohol O-fatty-acyltransferase 4, which produces MAAALMDSELGSLLKVSAAVWAAMSYVRVASAYIRPGAARHGALLPVVALFYAIPFAFSTTAFRGISAFFLCWLGTFKLLLLAAGRGPLDPFLSLPHFVFSASLPVKFQQPTSSSKAKKQDPTSAHSRYGLGKVLISGTVIPFIVYAFQFKHAMNQWQLLLMYTLCICLSLELVLASVRTFIHGVLGMEMEPQVDRPYMSSSLGDFWGRRWNLMVPAILRPSVYGPVRARFGVAAGVLVSFLVSGLMHEVIFYYMMWQPPSGDVTAFFVLHGACTAAEGWWARHAGWWRPPRVVAVPLTLAFVGGTGFWMFFPVMIRGGLDELVLHEWQGFVVLMEEAGRWLAGANGQTVSSLR; this is translated from the coding sequence ATGGCGGCGGCGCTCATGGACAGCGAGCTCGGGAGCCTCTTAAAGGTCTCGGCGGCGGTGTGGGCGGCTATGTCCTACGTCCGCGTGGCATCCGCGTACATTCGTCCAGGCGCGGCTCGCCACGGTGCGCTACTGCCCGTTGTTGCGCTCTTCTATGCGATCCCCTTCGCCTTCTCCACCACCGCGTTCCGGGGCATCTCAGCCTTCTTCCTCTGCTGGCTCGGAACcttcaagctcctcctcctcgctgctgGCCGCGGTCCCCTGGACCCATTCCTCTCActcccccacttcgtcttctccgcCTCCCTGCCCGTCAAGTTCCAGcagcccacctcctcctccaaagCAAAGAAACAAGATCCCACTTCGGCCCATAGTCGATACGGCCTCGGCAAGGTCCTCATCTCCGGCACAGTTATCCCCTTCATCGTCTACGCGTTTCAGTTCAAACATGCGATGAACCAGTGGCAGCTCCTCCTCATGTACACCCTATGCATCTGCTTGTCCCTGGAGCTCGTCCTGGCCTCGGTCCGCACGTTCATCCACGGCGTGCTGGGGATGGAGATGGAGCCACAGGTGGACCGTCCGTACATGTCGTCGTCGCTGGGAGATTTCTGGGGAAGGCGGTGGAACCTCATGGTACCTGCCATCCTCCGGCCGTCGGTGTACGGCCCGGTGCGCGCGCGCTTCGGTGTGGCGGCTGGCGTCCTGGTGTCGTTCCTCGTCTCCGGGCTCATGCACGAGGTGATCTTCTACTACATGATGTGGCAGCCACCCAGTGGCGATGTGACCGCGTTCTTCGTTCTGCATGGGGCGTGCACCGCGGCGGAGGGGTGGTGGGCGCGGCATGCCGGGTGGTGGCGCCCGCCGCGGGTGGTGGCGGTGCCGCTCACGCTGGCGTTCGTGGGTGGTACTGggttctggatgttcttcccagTCATGATTAGGGGCGGCCTGGACGAGCTTGTGCTGCACGAGTGGCAGGGCTTTGTGGTGCTCATGGAGGAGGCCGGACGTTGGCTCGCCGGCGCCAACGGTCAAACTGTTTCGAGCCTCCGCTGA